The DNA region gaaaaaaagatacaaaaaaatatatttataggttagatttatatataaataaaaaggggCTTTGTACGATTGGGGTAATGGGTTCCGTACGTTGATGCAATGATGCCAACTTGGCGATGCCAAGGCTATAGGCTGAGTGTGACCCGGTGCAAGAAGCCACCATCTGCTCTGCTGCTGCTATCTACTTCCGCGTTTTAACCATTACCTTtcctttaatattatttatttacaaatccCATTAATCGTGTCTCTCTgctgcgaaaaaaaaaaatctcactcCAAATTTTTCTagttaataacaaaaagaaatcttgTAATCTATATGTCGGTTTtcgtattaaaaaaatagtggaTATGCCGATACGCTCTCgctatatgtatattaaaaagaaaagattaaatgGACTATTGGTTAATTGTTAAATAATACTACCAAAGGTAGGTCTAAAAATGGGTGAAAGTAACATATGGTGAATGAGCAAATGGACGGATGTTTTACCAACTTGAAATAAGAGAAACGATGGAATAAATGACAAATTgattagtcttttttttcttccgagTTTGTATTGGTAATGTCAATAACGTAAACTATGAGAGTGTTTACTTAATTGTTATTTGTTActcactaaacaaaaaaaacgttatAATATTTGATAACACGTTTGAATTAAATAGTATGAATAATCTTCACtgaattttataaacaaagacTATAATTTGTGGATTGAGTTTCTTTTTCCTGTCAAATgaagataaaaatgaaagagtTGTGAAATACgaaattttatgaatttaataaTGATTATAAAGTACAGGTAGcaacttttaaaaatggttAGAAATCAAATGTTGGATAGCGCTATTTAGTTTTTtctataaagatttttttttggttgtgaaaTTTGTATAGCCagttttgcaaataaattaaatattgaaacatAAAGCAATTTACTAATAGTCGCTTTTAAATATCGGATTAATTAAAATCAGCACCAAAGTAGAATTTGGTTACGTAAGTAGTCTCTGCCTCTAATTAAATGTATTATACTCTGtctctaattaataatttttcccaTTTTCAATTTCTTTAACTATCAACGTTCGAAGTACAACGCaccactatttttattttttttgataataaaatatcatttcactagtCCGAAACAGGACACGTCAATGCTCTTTATAAATAACGTCGATCCATCTGCTCAAAACAACAAGTGATCgttctacttcttcttcctctctttctgaAACTTATCAGAGAGTTGAGTGATCATTCAAAAAAAGGTGTGATggagaaagtgagagagatagtGAGAGAAGGGAGGAGAGTAGGGAATGAAGATCCGAGAAGAGTAGTTCATGCTTTCAAAGTGGGACTTGCTCTTGCGTTTGTCTCTTCCTTTTATTATTACCAACCTCTCTACGATAACTTCGGTGTCAATGCAATGTGGGCTGTCATGACCGTAGTTGTCGTCTTTGAATTCTCTGTAGGTCAGTATCGGTCATGTGATCAGAATCAGCCACTTTCTAATATTTGAAGATGTGTCTAATATCTAAGGGATATAATCTTAgctataatatttaaaatggtTCTCTAACTCTTGGTTTGGTGGGTGTTTTAGGGGCTACGCTTGGGAAAGGAATTAATAGAGCAGTCGCAACATTAGTAGCAGGAGGACTAGGGATTGGAGCGCATCACCTAGCAAGTCTGTCAGGTCCAACAATAGAACCCATTCTTCTCGCCATCTTTGTCTTTATCCAAGGTAGCCCTCATATTATATTTACTACACAAGAGTCTAATAACATGCATATATGCCTGCCTATATTTATCTCGAAGAAGAGTACACTAACggtaatatatgtatatgtgcaGCTGCATTGTCGACGTTCGTGAGGTTCTTCCCGCGGGTGAAGGCAAGATATGATTATGGGGTATTGATATTCATATTGACGTTCGCACTGATATCAGTGTCGGGGTTTAGAGAGGACGAGATATTGGATTTGGCACATAAGAGACTATCGACAGTGATGATGGGAGGAGTTAGTTGCGTACTTATCTCTATCTTTGTCTGCCCTGTCTGGGCAGGACAAGACCTTCATTCTCTTCTTGCCTCCAACTTTGACACACTTGCCCACTTCCTTCAaggtttgtctttttctttgaaattatttctcatgtatatatatatatatatatatatatatatatatatatatatatatatattctcattgAGTTATGAATTAAAAAGTGGGAATTTGGCAGAATTTGGAGATGAATATTTTGAAGCGACAGAGGATGGGGACATCAAAGAGGtggagaagaggagaaggaatCTTGAGAGATATAAAAGTGTTCTCAACTCAAAAAGCAATGAAGAAGCGTTGGTGGGTTCACTTCTATAATTATACCCTTTCTGTACTAACTTGGACTGGATTTTTGTAATtgatatttgttaattttgtgtgGTCAGGCTAATTTCGCAAAATGGGAACCACGTCACGGCGTATTTAGATTTAGGCATCCATGGAAACAGTACCTTGCTGTGGGTGCATTACTCCGGCAATGTGCTTACCCGGTTGATGCCTTGAATTCATACATCAACTCAGATATGCAGGTATATTACTTTTGATCTTTAACTTTGTTAcagattttaaattaaaataatacatgaaaaagaaaaaataatctaaacaGAATACTTTTACATGTAAACACATAATGGAATAATATGGTCTTTCTAaccctttgtttttttgttttgtctattaGATCCCAATGGACgtgaaaaaaaagttagaagaacCATTAAGAAGAATGAGCTCAGAGTCGGGGAAGTCAATGAAAGAAATGTCCaattcattaaagaaaatgacaaaatcaTCTACATCGGATGTCCATGTAGTAAACTCACAATCTGCCTGCAAAACTCTTTCCACTTTACTTAAATCAGGCATCTTAAACGATGTTGAGCCTCTTCAAATGATCTCACTGATGACTACAGTCTCTCTGCTCATTGACATTGTTAATTTAACGGAAAAGATCTCAGAATCCGTACATGAGCTTGCATCCGCAGCTAAATTTAAGAACAAGATGAAGTCGTCGTCCAATTCGGATGCCGGAAGCACTACTAGTGCCGTGCCAATCAAATCTTATGAAGGTGATAGTgctgatgatgatcatgttgtTACGATTTTAGGTGATGTTATTACATCAAACAATAATGATCAATCGCATAGGGAGAGTTCAGTGGATTCCTGTCATCATGTCGCCATAGAGATTGACGATGACGATTCGATCCATGACAAACATGAAGAAGATAGTAATATACATGTACAGACGAGTCGTGTATCATGTGGGCACACTAATGCTAGTGATCTTTTAAACAGTGGtgatataaagaaataataatataactaactATTTAATTTACTATAGGATCTAATCATGCACTGTATAGTAAAATAAAGTTCCTTCgaacaatattatttttggatCCAACCTAATTCGACCAtgtattctctctctttttcgaATTACTCTTTTGCTTTTCCAGCCAAGTTATGTagagtaaaacctctataaattaataatattaggaccaagaaaatctattaatttatataagttttaatttcttgataaattaataattattaatttatagacagattttcctaa from Camelina sativa cultivar DH55 chromosome 3, Cs, whole genome shotgun sequence includes:
- the LOC104766640 gene encoding aluminum-activated malate transporter 2-like isoform X1 — encoded protein: MEKVREIVREGRRVGNEDPRRVVHAFKVGLALAFVSSFYYYQPLYDNFGVNAMWAVMTVVVVFEFSVGATLGKGINRAVATLVAGGLGIGAHHLASLSGPTIEPILLAIFVFIQAALSTFVRFFPRVKARYDYGVLIFILTFALISVSGFREDEILDLAHKRLSTVMMGGVSCVLISIFVCPVWAGQDLHSLLASNFDTLAHFLQGLSFSLKLFLMYIYIYIYIYIYIYIYIFSLSYELKSGNLAEFGDEYFEATEDGDIKEVEKRRRNLERYKSVLNSKSNEEALANFAKWEPRHGVFRFRHPWKQYLAVGALLRQCAYPVDALNSYINSDMQIPMDVKKKLEEPLRRMSSESGKSMKEMSNSLKKMTKSSTSDVHVVNSQSACKTLSTLLKSGILNDVEPLQMISLMTTVSLLIDIVNLTEKISESVHELASAAKFKNKMKSSSNSDAGSTTSAVPIKSYEGDSADDDHVVTILGDVITSNNNDQSHRESSVDSCHHVAIEIDDDDSIHDKHEEDSNIHVQTSRVSCGHTNASDLLNSGDIKK
- the LOC104766640 gene encoding aluminum-activated malate transporter 2-like isoform X2, producing the protein MEKVREIVREGRRVGNEDPRRVVHAFKVGLALAFVSSFYYYQPLYDNFGVNAMWAVMTVVVVFEFSVGATLGKGINRAVATLVAGGLGIGAHHLASLSGPTIEPILLAIFVFIQAALSTFVRFFPRVKARYDYGVLIFILTFALISVSGFREDEILDLAHKRLSTVMMGGVSCVLISIFVCPVWAGQDLHSLLASNFDTLAHFLQEFGDEYFEATEDGDIKEVEKRRRNLERYKSVLNSKSNEEALANFAKWEPRHGVFRFRHPWKQYLAVGALLRQCAYPVDALNSYINSDMQIPMDVKKKLEEPLRRMSSESGKSMKEMSNSLKKMTKSSTSDVHVVNSQSACKTLSTLLKSGILNDVEPLQMISLMTTVSLLIDIVNLTEKISESVHELASAAKFKNKMKSSSNSDAGSTTSAVPIKSYEGDSADDDHVVTILGDVITSNNNDQSHRESSVDSCHHVAIEIDDDDSIHDKHEEDSNIHVQTSRVSCGHTNASDLLNSGDIKK